A single genomic interval of Litoreibacter ponti harbors:
- a CDS encoding DUF302 domain-containing protein, with the protein MRALILSLGLIFGGAAHADVTARDGWVVLPTDKPYDVLVDDVKAAVKAGKMGVVTQAGPTGAAKARGIEIPGNRVIGVFNNRFAVRILGLSTAAMIEAPIRMYVTETDGGATLSYKTPTLVFTPYMDEAGPELAEAAAELDAIFDTIARDAVAR; encoded by the coding sequence ATGCGCGCACTGATCCTGAGCCTCGGCTTGATTTTTGGCGGGGCGGCACACGCAGATGTCACCGCGCGCGACGGGTGGGTCGTGCTGCCCACGGACAAACCCTATGACGTGCTGGTCGACGACGTGAAAGCGGCGGTGAAGGCGGGCAAGATGGGCGTCGTCACGCAAGCCGGTCCCACCGGGGCGGCGAAAGCGCGCGGGATCGAGATCCCCGGAAATCGCGTGATCGGTGTCTTCAACAACAGGTTTGCAGTCCGCATCCTGGGCCTGTCCACGGCGGCCATGATCGAGGCGCCGATCCGCATGTATGTCACGGAAACGGATGGCGGCGCGACGCTCAGCTACAAGACGCCGACCCTTGTCTTCACGCCCTATATGGACGAAGCAGGGCCGGAATTGGCAGAGGCCGCCGCCGAGCTGGACGCAATTTTCGACACGATCGCCCGTGACGCCGTCGCGCGCTGA
- a CDS encoding thiamine pyrophosphate-binding protein: MALKRAADLVAERLYEAGCRHAFGMPGGEVLTIVDALERAGIEFVLCKHENAAGFMAEGVHHVTGAPAVLVATVGPGAMNGVNVVANAHQDRVPMIVLTGCVDPDEALTYTHQVLDHTRVFDEITKATFTLTAQGADIVADKAIGIATEGRGGPVHIDVPISVADAQAAPKLRRRAKAALTAPADCDLAEAQTWLDAAERPVIIAGLDVLYDNSHGELLHFAETYGAPVITAYKAKGVIPEIHPLSLGGAGLSPLADKHLLPFVQAADLIICVGYDPIEMRPGWREVWDPAETRVIDITAEPNHHYMHQAGLSFICDTGAALRALAGGGVKRDSWPGGEIAAVKAQMEQAFPTSDAWGPGAVIAECRDVLPDDTIATVDSGAHRILLSQMWTCHSPRTLLQSSALCTMGCAVPLAMGAKYADPSRTVVSFSGDAGALMVAGEWSTAKEHGLNTIFVVFVDASLALIELKQRQRQMKNAGVDFARHDFAAIARGFGGEGHTVTSRAELRDALTQAMQAETFSVIAAVIDAKGYDGRI; encoded by the coding sequence ATGGCTTTGAAACGCGCCGCCGATCTGGTGGCAGAGCGGCTTTACGAGGCCGGGTGCCGCCACGCCTTTGGCATGCCCGGGGGCGAAGTTCTGACCATCGTCGATGCGCTGGAGCGCGCGGGCATCGAGTTCGTGCTGTGCAAACATGAGAACGCCGCAGGTTTCATGGCCGAGGGCGTGCATCACGTCACCGGCGCGCCCGCCGTGCTGGTCGCAACCGTCGGGCCGGGGGCGATGAACGGCGTCAATGTGGTGGCCAACGCCCACCAGGACCGCGTGCCGATGATCGTGCTGACCGGCTGCGTCGATCCGGACGAGGCGCTGACCTACACGCATCAGGTGCTCGACCACACCCGCGTCTTTGACGAGATCACCAAGGCCACGTTCACTCTGACCGCCCAAGGCGCGGATATCGTGGCGGACAAAGCCATCGGCATCGCCACGGAAGGTCGAGGCGGTCCGGTGCATATTGATGTGCCAATCTCTGTGGCCGACGCTCAGGCCGCACCAAAGCTGCGCCGCCGTGCGAAAGCGGCACTCACGGCGCCTGCCGATTGCGATCTGGCCGAGGCGCAGACCTGGCTCGATGCGGCCGAGCGGCCGGTGATCATCGCGGGGCTCGATGTGCTCTACGATAACAGCCATGGGGAGCTGCTGCATTTTGCGGAGACTTACGGCGCGCCGGTGATCACGGCCTACAAGGCCAAGGGGGTGATCCCTGAAATCCATCCGCTGTCGCTGGGGGGTGCGGGGCTTTCTCCTTTGGCGGACAAGCACTTGCTGCCCTTTGTTCAAGCCGCAGATCTGATCATCTGCGTGGGCTATGACCCGATCGAAATGCGCCCGGGCTGGCGCGAGGTCTGGGACCCGGCGGAGACCCGCGTGATCGACATCACCGCGGAGCCGAACCACCACTACATGCATCAGGCGGGCCTGAGCTTCATCTGTGACACAGGCGCGGCCTTACGCGCTCTCGCGGGCGGCGGGGTCAAGCGCGACAGCTGGCCGGGCGGCGAGATTGCGGCGGTGAAGGCGCAAATGGAGCAGGCGTTCCCGACCTCGGACGCGTGGGGCCCGGGCGCTGTCATCGCCGAATGCCGCGACGTGCTGCCGGACGACACGATTGCGACCGTGGACAGTGGCGCGCACCGCATCCTGCTCAGCCAGATGTGGACTTGCCACAGCCCGCGCACGTTGCTGCAAAGCTCGGCGCTCTGCACCATGGGCTGCGCCGTACCGCTGGCGATGGGCGCGAAATATGCGGACCCGTCGCGCACGGTCGTCAGCTTCTCTGGTGATGCGGGCGCACTGATGGTGGCGGGCGAGTGGTCCACGGCCAAGGAGCACGGGCTGAACACGATCTTCGTGGTCTTCGTCGACGCCTCGCTGGCGCTCATCGAGCTGAAACAGCGCCAGCGGCAGATGAAGAATGCGGGCGTCGATTTCGCCCGGCACGACTTCGCCGCCATCGCGCGTGGCTTTGGCGGGGAGGGGCATACCGTGACCTCGCGCGCCGAGCTGCGCGATGCCTTGACGCAGGCGATGCAGGCTGAGACGTTCTCCGTCATTGCCGCCGTCATCGATGCCAAGGGCTATGACGGTCGGATCTAG
- a CDS encoding CaiB/BaiF CoA transferase family protein yields MAGALDGVKVLDLSRILAGPTCTQLLGDLGAEVWKIENPASDGDDTRKWGPPFVEDPDGARTDLSAYFMCANRNKRSIAVDIATPGGQATIRAMAAEADVVIENFKPDGLKKYGLDHASLLMAHPRLVYCSISGYGQTGPNRDKPGYDLMAQGFGGIMSLTGEPEGRPMKVAVGIADVMCGMYATVGILAALRHRDATGEGQHIDLALVDSQISWLINEGVAHLVTGKERKRQGNEHATIVPYQTFEAADGHVLIAVGNDSQYARFCDYLGRPDLAENPDYATNPARIQNRSKLLKIIEGLLAERSMADIIAGLEARKVPVGPVNTLGQLFATDQVAARGMKIDMARDDVAGGAVPLIGNPLKLSKTPVTYRHAPPRFGQDTADVLAALGLLPDSNDAG; encoded by the coding sequence ATGGCGGGCGCGCTTGACGGGGTGAAGGTTCTGGACCTGAGCCGGATTTTGGCAGGCCCGACCTGCACGCAGCTTCTGGGCGATCTGGGGGCCGAGGTCTGGAAGATCGAGAACCCGGCCTCGGACGGCGACGACACCCGCAAATGGGGCCCGCCCTTTGTTGAGGACCCGGACGGCGCGCGCACCGATCTCAGCGCTTATTTCATGTGCGCGAACCGCAACAAACGCTCGATCGCGGTCGATATCGCGACGCCCGGGGGGCAGGCCACGATCCGCGCCATGGCGGCTGAGGCCGATGTGGTGATCGAGAATTTCAAACCCGATGGGCTGAAGAAGTACGGGCTGGACCATGCGAGCCTGCTCATGGCGCACCCTCGGCTCGTCTATTGTTCGATCTCGGGCTACGGCCAGACCGGCCCGAACCGCGACAAGCCGGGATATGATCTGATGGCGCAGGGCTTTGGCGGGATCATGTCGCTGACTGGCGAGCCGGAGGGGCGTCCGATGAAAGTCGCTGTTGGCATCGCGGACGTGATGTGCGGCATGTACGCGACCGTGGGCATCCTGGCCGCCCTGCGCCACCGAGATGCGACGGGGGAGGGGCAGCATATCGATCTTGCGCTGGTCGACAGTCAGATCAGCTGGCTGATCAATGAAGGCGTCGCGCATCTGGTCACGGGCAAAGAACGCAAGCGTCAGGGCAACGAGCACGCCACCATCGTGCCCTATCAGACCTTCGAGGCCGCCGATGGCCACGTGCTGATCGCGGTGGGCAACGACAGCCAATACGCGCGGTTTTGCGACTATCTCGGGCGGCCCGATCTGGCGGAAAACCCCGACTACGCAACCAATCCGGCGCGGATCCAGAACCGCTCGAAGCTTCTCAAGATCATCGAAGGCCTGCTGGCCGAGCGGTCCATGGCCGACATCATCGCGGGGCTGGAGGCGCGCAAGGTGCCGGTGGGGCCGGTCAACACGCTGGGCCAGCTCTTCGCGACCGATCAGGTCGCGGCGCGGGGCATGAAGATCGACATGGCGCGGGACGATGTGGCGGGCGGTGCGGTGCCGCTGATCGGCAATCCGCTCAAGCTGTCGAAGACGCCAGTCACCTACCGCCACGCGCCACCGCGCTTCGGGCAGGATACGGCCGATGTGCTCGCGGCACTCGGGCTTTTGCCTGATTCCAACGACGCAGGGTAA
- a CDS encoding tetratricopeptide repeat protein yields the protein MYQDVFGQDTTLNSRDALAHWDATLMAFMAHGAATPTHLGATLEADPDFALGHAVKGMFYLLLGRRELNDVARDALGLAEAAALTRTISARETSFLKALKAFYEGRPSDAISNLEDVLKVHPGDTLAMKLSHAIRFVLGDGVGMRASVEAVMHAYGPDHPGRGYLMGCHAFTLEETGEYARAETVGRMGLAVSPDDAWGLHAVAHVYDMTGNAKGGIDWLTGREEAWAHCNNFRYHVWWHKALMHLDLGQTDTVLALYDTEIRADKTDDYRDISNATSLLSRLELDGVNVGGRWEELADISANRTEDGCLIFADLHYLLALIGGKREHAITKLMGRMHRDAKANRVEMDRRMAAPGLSAAAGLEAFGEADFKTAFLNLARARSTMQQAGGSHAQRDVFERLTIDAGIRAGFLDEAERILKDRVRKRSAEDGYAAARFDLIAQGRDASACAARVPAE from the coding sequence ATGTATCAAGACGTCTTCGGGCAGGACACGACCCTCAATTCCCGCGACGCGTTGGCCCATTGGGATGCCACGCTGATGGCTTTCATGGCCCATGGGGCCGCGACGCCGACCCATCTGGGCGCGACGCTTGAGGCCGATCCGGACTTCGCGCTGGGCCACGCCGTGAAAGGCATGTTCTATCTGCTGCTCGGCCGCCGGGAGCTGAACGACGTGGCCCGCGACGCGCTGGGCCTCGCCGAGGCCGCGGCGCTGACCCGGACGATTTCCGCCCGGGAGACCTCGTTCCTGAAGGCGCTGAAGGCGTTCTACGAAGGCCGCCCCTCTGACGCGATCTCAAACCTCGAAGACGTGCTGAAGGTCCATCCCGGCGACACGCTGGCGATGAAGCTGTCGCACGCGATCCGCTTCGTGCTGGGCGACGGCGTCGGCATGCGCGCCTCGGTCGAGGCGGTGATGCACGCCTACGGCCCGGATCATCCCGGGCGCGGCTACCTGATGGGCTGCCACGCCTTCACGCTGGAAGAGACCGGCGAATACGCCCGGGCCGAAACGGTCGGGCGCATGGGACTTGCTGTCTCTCCCGATGACGCATGGGGCCTGCATGCGGTCGCCCACGTCTACGACATGACGGGCAACGCCAAGGGCGGGATCGACTGGCTGACCGGTCGGGAAGAGGCTTGGGCCCATTGCAACAATTTCCGCTACCACGTGTGGTGGCACAAGGCGCTGATGCATCTCGACCTCGGCCAGACCGACACGGTGCTGGCGCTCTACGACACCGAGATCCGCGCCGACAAGACCGATGATTACCGCGATATCTCCAACGCGACCTCGCTTCTGAGCCGGCTCGAACTCGACGGCGTCAATGTCGGCGGCCGCTGGGAAGAGCTGGCCGACATTTCTGCCAACCGCACCGAGGATGGCTGCCTGATCTTCGCGGACCTGCACTACCTGCTGGCGCTGATCGGCGGCAAGCGCGAGCACGCGATCACCAAGCTGATGGGCCGGATGCACCGGGACGCCAAGGCCAACCGGGTCGAGATGGACCGTCGCATGGCGGCCCCGGGCCTGAGCGCCGCCGCCGGGCTCGAAGCGTTTGGCGAGGCGGATTTCAAGACCGCTTTCCTGAACCTCGCACGCGCGCGCAGCACGATGCAGCAGGCCGGCGGCTCCCACGCGCAGCGCGATGTGTTCGAGCGGCTGACGATTGATGCGGGCATCCGCGCGGGCTTCCTCGACGAGGCCGAGCGCATCCTGAAAGACCGCGTGCGCAAACGCTCCGCCGAGGATGGCTATGCCGCCGCCCGCTTCGATCTGATCGCCCAGGGGCGCGACGCATCCGCTTGCGCTGCCCGCGTGCCTGCTGAATAA
- a CDS encoding OpgC family protein — MATLNPADAYAASPAATGTSGATTRDPRLDFYRGIAMFIILFAHTPGNFFTSWIPARWGFSDATEIFVFCSGMASAIAFGRTFDRAGWALGTARVAYRVWQVYWAHIGMFFFIAMMLAFWDSFGIFEKTYINTLNLVPFFEGVTRKGVELATTADQLVGLFTLTYVPNYFDILPMYMIILVMMPFVMALSRVNIWLMFAVIATVWLFAQRGLLAWMGAEHLWLSLPAEPWSERHWFFNPFGWQLIFFTGFAFMRGWIPAPPVKTWLIVVAAVIVVANIPLSNIGVRAVNREWFGLAFENNPVINWRVSNKPLIDKSAFGILRYVHFLALAYLAWVVAGVGGHRLIAKGHSALSRSWDTIVRVIMKVGQQSLAVFVFSMVFARISGFTMDQVGRETATVVLVNLTGVAALILVAYFVAWIKATPWKPKRTPV; from the coding sequence ATGGCCACGCTCAATCCTGCTGATGCTTATGCCGCCAGTCCGGCGGCCACTGGCACGTCGGGCGCTACCACGCGCGACCCGCGGCTCGACTTCTATCGCGGCATCGCGATGTTCATCATCCTGTTCGCTCATACGCCGGGCAATTTCTTCACCTCCTGGATCCCCGCCCGCTGGGGCTTCTCGGATGCCACCGAGATCTTCGTGTTTTGCTCGGGCATGGCCTCGGCCATCGCCTTTGGGCGCACGTTTGATCGGGCGGGTTGGGCGCTTGGCACCGCGCGCGTCGCCTACCGCGTCTGGCAGGTCTACTGGGCGCATATCGGGATGTTCTTCTTCATCGCGATGATGCTGGCCTTCTGGGACAGCTTCGGCATCTTCGAGAAGACCTATATCAACACGCTGAACCTCGTGCCGTTCTTCGAGGGCGTCACCCGCAAGGGGGTCGAGCTGGCCACCACCGCCGACCAGTTGGTGGGGCTGTTCACGCTGACCTATGTGCCGAACTATTTCGACATCCTGCCGATGTATATGATCATCCTCGTGATGATGCCGTTCGTCATGGCGCTGAGCCGCGTGAATATCTGGCTGATGTTCGCCGTGATCGCCACCGTCTGGCTGTTCGCGCAGCGCGGTCTGCTGGCGTGGATGGGGGCGGAGCATCTGTGGCTGTCACTGCCCGCGGAGCCGTGGTCGGAGCGTCACTGGTTCTTCAACCCGTTCGGCTGGCAGCTGATCTTCTTCACGGGCTTTGCGTTCATGCGCGGCTGGATTCCCGCGCCGCCGGTCAAGACGTGGCTGATCGTCGTGGCTGCGGTGATCGTGGTGGCGAACATTCCGCTTTCCAACATCGGAGTGCGGGCGGTGAACCGCGAGTGGTTCGGTCTGGCGTTCGAGAACAACCCGGTGATCAACTGGCGCGTCTCCAACAAGCCGCTAATCGACAAATCCGCCTTCGGCATCCTGCGCTACGTGCATTTCCTGGCCTTGGCCTACCTTGCCTGGGTCGTTGCGGGCGTCGGCGGGCACCGCCTGATCGCCAAGGGCCACTCGGCGCTGTCGCGCAGCTGGGACACCATCGTGCGCGTGATCATGAAGGTGGGCCAGCAGAGCCTTGCGGTCTTCGTCTTCTCCATGGTCTTTGCGCGGATTTCCGGCTTCACCATGGATCAGGTCGGGCGGGAAACGGCCACCGTGGTTTTGGTGAACCTGACGGGTGTTGCAGCGCTCATTCTGGTTGCCTACTTCGTCGCCTGGATCAAAGCTACGCCCTGGAAACCCAAGAGGACGCCTGTCTGA
- a CDS encoding glucan biosynthesis protein — protein sequence MSLDRRTFLMMLGAASVAGPAGALPMFKGEARPFSRLWLKQEAARLAGEDYQPMPEVDQSWRDLTYDQYRALVFDTKKSLWSDTDRAFQMDLFHPGLYFPRPIEINVVEGDEARTLAFDLTLFKRYKQFPKELVDKAMDEDPMDSKLGYSGLRLRHELSKPGKFEEFMVFQGASYFRAIATGQNYGLSARGLALNTGDAAGEEFPEFTRFWVEAPGEDASEIIVHALLDGPSTTGAYSFTITPGAPAHVAVEATLYPRTELTHVGIAPLTSMFLFDQTNRTRFDDFREAVHDSEGLLVYNGAGEMLWRPLANPATLQVSSFVDDNPRGFGLMQRAREVEDFADLEAHYHNRPSLWITPDGGWGRGSVTLVEIPADKEIYDNIVAYWRPREPLAAGQEHDFAYQMHWGGEPEGVRPVARVLNSRIGKGYDKTKPYSIIAVDFADHEAFGTEEKDLDGITRFIGANRGEVTEGVLQRNPGTGGVRLAFKFEPGEATSAEFRVQLVKDGKSLTEVWLYRWTA from the coding sequence ATGAGCCTCGACCGCCGCACCTTCCTGATGATGCTGGGCGCCGCCTCCGTGGCGGGGCCTGCCGGTGCGCTGCCGATGTTCAAGGGCGAGGCCAGGCCGTTCTCGCGCCTGTGGCTGAAACAGGAAGCCGCGCGGCTGGCGGGCGAGGACTACCAGCCCATGCCCGAGGTCGACCAAAGCTGGCGCGACCTGACCTATGACCAGTACCGCGCGCTGGTGTTCGACACCAAGAAGTCGCTCTGGTCCGACACCGACCGGGCCTTCCAGATGGACCTGTTCCATCCCGGCCTCTACTTCCCGCGTCCGATCGAGATCAACGTAGTCGAAGGCGACGAGGCCCGCACGCTGGCCTTCGATCTGACGCTCTTCAAGCGCTACAAGCAATTCCCGAAAGAGCTGGTCGACAAGGCCATGGACGAGGACCCGATGGACAGCAAGCTGGGCTATTCCGGCCTGCGCCTGCGCCACGAGCTGTCCAAGCCCGGCAAGTTCGAGGAATTCATGGTCTTTCAGGGCGCATCCTACTTCCGTGCCATCGCGACGGGGCAGAATTACGGCCTGTCGGCCCGCGGCCTCGCGCTCAACACCGGCGATGCAGCGGGGGAGGAATTCCCCGAGTTCACCCGCTTCTGGGTCGAGGCCCCGGGCGAGGATGCGAGCGAGATCATCGTGCACGCGCTGCTCGACGGCCCGTCCACCACGGGCGCCTACAGCTTCACCATCACCCCCGGCGCGCCCGCCCATGTCGCGGTCGAGGCCACGCTTTACCCGCGCACCGAGCTGACCCATGTGGGCATCGCGCCGCTGACCTCGATGTTTCTGTTCGATCAGACCAACCGCACCCGCTTCGACGATTTTCGCGAGGCGGTCCATGATAGCGAGGGGCTGCTGGTTTATAACGGCGCGGGCGAGATGCTGTGGCGGCCGCTGGCCAACCCGGCCACCTTGCAAGTATCCAGCTTCGTCGACGACAACCCGCGCGGCTTCGGCCTGATGCAGCGCGCCCGCGAGGTCGAGGACTTCGCCGATCTCGAGGCGCATTACCACAACCGCCCCTCGCTCTGGATCACCCCGGATGGCGGCTGGGGCCGCGGCTCTGTCACGCTGGTCGAAATCCCGGCGGACAAGGAAATCTACGACAACATCGTGGCCTATTGGCGCCCGCGCGAGCCGCTCGCCGCAGGGCAGGAGCACGACTTCGCCTACCAGATGCATTGGGGCGGCGAGCCCGAGGGCGTGCGCCCGGTGGCCCGCGTGCTGAACTCGCGCATCGGCAAGGGCTATGACAAGACCAAGCCGTACTCGATCATCGCGGTGGATTTCGCCGATCACGAGGCGTTCGGCACCGAGGAGAAAGACCTCGACGGCATCACGCGCTTCATTGGGGCCAATCGCGGCGAGGTGACCGAGGGCGTCTTGCAGCGCAACCCGGGAACGGGCGGGGTGCGGCTGGCGTTCAAGTTCGAGCCCGGAGAGGCGACCTCCGCCGAATTCCGGGTGCAGCTGGTGAAGGATGGCAAGTCGTTGACGGAAGTCTGGCTTTACAGGTGGACCGCATGA
- the mdoH gene encoding glucans biosynthesis glucosyltransferase MdoH: MNALTDVTPAPMMPPERPLAFPTQDLSRDFSDGAAPQLATSRGTSMWRWATFLPALLTTGALIAMFTDWFAMGGLSLFEGLLIALIAGTFFWIALSVSTVTVGLAAMLRPRPLATTPAAPQNVALLVPVYNENPSDVFGNACAMLEELDAMRHPHHYTLFILSDTRDETIAEQELRAFATLRAQLPEHVALHYRRRPDNIDRKVGNLADWVARWGGGYEATLVLDADSLMSGSAILALTDELARDPSAGLIQSFPQLFGAETLFGRVQQFSNTIYGAALAEGLAKWADHEGNYWGHNAIIRTAAFASCAGLPRLDTFRSKGALILSHDFVEAGLLRRAGWGVRFVPQVKGSYEEVPATLIDYVLRDRRWCQGNLQHLNILGSKGFHPVTRFHLFHGAMGYLLSPAWFALLTVWALIGKGEEANVIRYFTGENPQVAWPEMSTVSNFAILVFMYGMLLAPKFLGAVALLRTGPALRDLGGAAQFAFSFVSEIVISVLYAPILMVQQTIAVARTALGYKERWTPQSRGGGRYSLVTVMKFHAVETVAGALLVAGLFEGLVTLWLLPIAVSLALAVPLSLISGARLTRHAWTARQLGTAEVFNAPDIIRRAKEERSRLRAMLDRAERFPAE, translated from the coding sequence ATGAACGCGCTGACCGATGTCACCCCCGCGCCGATGATGCCGCCCGAGCGGCCGTTGGCCTTCCCCACGCAGGATTTGTCCCGCGACTTCAGCGATGGAGCCGCGCCGCAGCTGGCCACCAGCCGCGGCACGTCGATGTGGCGCTGGGCCACCTTTCTGCCCGCACTTCTGACCACCGGCGCGCTGATCGCCATGTTCACCGACTGGTTCGCCATGGGCGGTTTGTCCCTGTTCGAGGGCTTGCTGATCGCGCTCATCGCGGGCACGTTCTTCTGGATCGCCCTATCGGTCTCCACCGTGACCGTGGGCCTCGCCGCCATGCTGCGTCCGCGCCCACTGGCGACGACGCCCGCCGCGCCGCAAAACGTGGCGCTGCTGGTGCCGGTCTATAACGAGAACCCGTCCGACGTGTTCGGAAATGCCTGCGCGATGCTCGAAGAGCTCGACGCGATGCGCCACCCGCACCATTACACGCTGTTCATCCTCTCTGACACGCGCGACGAGACCATCGCCGAGCAGGAGCTGCGCGCCTTCGCGACCTTGCGCGCGCAACTGCCGGAGCATGTCGCGCTGCACTATCGCCGCCGCCCGGACAATATTGACCGCAAGGTCGGCAATCTGGCCGATTGGGTCGCCCGCTGGGGTGGGGGGTATGAGGCGACGCTGGTGCTCGACGCCGACAGCCTGATGTCCGGCTCCGCCATCCTTGCGCTGACCGACGAGTTGGCCCGCGACCCGTCGGCGGGCCTGATCCAGAGCTTCCCGCAGCTCTTCGGGGCAGAGACGCTTTTTGGCCGGGTGCAGCAGTTCTCGAACACGATCTACGGTGCAGCCCTGGCCGAAGGTCTGGCCAAATGGGCCGATCACGAGGGCAATTACTGGGGTCACAACGCTATCATTCGCACCGCCGCTTTCGCGTCCTGCGCGGGGTTGCCGCGGCTTGATACGTTCCGCTCCAAGGGCGCGCTGATCCTGAGCCACGACTTTGTCGAGGCAGGACTCTTGCGCCGCGCGGGCTGGGGCGTGCGCTTCGTGCCGCAGGTGAAAGGCAGCTATGAAGAGGTCCCTGCGACCCTGATCGACTACGTGCTGCGCGACCGCCGCTGGTGTCAGGGCAACCTGCAGCACCTGAATATCCTCGGCTCCAAGGGCTTCCATCCGGTGACCCGCTTCCACCTGTTCCACGGCGCGATGGGCTACCTGCTCAGCCCCGCATGGTTCGCACTGCTGACCGTCTGGGCGCTGATCGGCAAGGGCGAAGAGGCCAACGTAATCCGCTACTTCACGGGCGAGAACCCGCAGGTGGCCTGGCCCGAGATGAGCACCGTGTCGAACTTCGCCATCCTGGTGTTCATGTACGGCATGCTGCTTGCGCCCAAGTTCCTTGGCGCGGTCGCTTTGCTGCGTACGGGACCAGCCTTGCGGGACCTCGGCGGTGCGGCACAATTCGCCTTCAGCTTCGTGTCCGAGATCGTGATCTCGGTGCTCTACGCGCCGATCCTGATGGTGCAGCAAACCATCGCCGTGGCGCGCACCGCCCTTGGCTACAAGGAGCGCTGGACGCCGCAATCGCGCGGCGGTGGGCGCTACTCGCTGGTGACCGTGATGAAGTTCCACGCGGTCGAAACCGTGGCGGGCGCCTTGTTGGTCGCGGGCCTGTTCGAGGGGCTGGTGACGCTTTGGCTGCTGCCCATCGCCGTGTCGCTGGCGCTGGCGGTGCCGCTGTCGCTGATCTCCGGCGCGCGGTTGACGCGCCACGCCTGGACCGCCCGCCAGCTTGGCACGGCAGAGGTGTTCAACGCCCCAGACATCATCCGCCGCGCCAAGGAGGAACGCTCCCGGCTGCGCGCCATGCTGGACCGGGCGGAGCGCTTCCCGGCAGAATAG
- a CDS encoding alpha/beta hydrolase family esterase has product MRHLLAAALTLLATPALACGAADQPCEIETGSYHIAIPEGADGPVGAVVFLHGAGGQGTGILRMGGPILARGYAVIGPNGLKRPNSRFGPGWSFHPDRPAQRDELAFIRAVIEDAADNHGIDPDRILLGGFSIGGSMVTYLACDDPTLARAYAPVAGSFWRPHPDMEACAGPVDLLHTHGWRDKTVPLEGRPLRSFDILQGDVFYGMQIWRETNGCAGLRADTFETSEDFWRRKWESCEAGSLEFVMHPGAHGIPKGWSTLALDWFEGLE; this is encoded by the coding sequence ATGAGGCATCTGCTCGCGGCGGCGCTCACGCTCCTTGCCACTCCCGCGCTGGCCTGCGGGGCTGCGGATCAGCCCTGCGAAATCGAGACCGGGAGCTACCACATCGCGATACCCGAAGGGGCGGACGGCCCCGTGGGCGCGGTCGTGTTCCTGCATGGCGCGGGCGGGCAAGGCACGGGCATCCTGCGCATGGGTGGCCCGATCCTCGCGCGCGGCTACGCGGTGATCGGCCCCAACGGGTTGAAGCGGCCCAACTCGCGCTTCGGGCCGGGCTGGTCATTTCACCCCGACCGGCCCGCGCAGCGCGACGAGCTGGCCTTCATCCGCGCAGTGATCGAGGACGCCGCAGACAACCACGGCATCGACCCCGACCGGATCCTGCTCGGCGGCTTCTCTATCGGCGGCTCCATGGTGACTTATCTCGCCTGCGACGACCCGACCCTCGCCCGCGCCTACGCGCCCGTGGCGGGCAGCTTCTGGCGCCCTCACCCGGACATGGAGGCCTGCGCCGGCCCGGTCGATCTGCTGCACACCCATGGCTGGCGCGACAAGACCGTGCCGCTGGAGGGCCGCCCGCTGCGCTCCTTCGATATCCTGCAGGGCGACGTGTTCTACGGGATGCAGATCTGGCGCGAGACCAATGGCTGCGCCGGGTTGCGCGCCGATACGTTCGAGACCTCGGAAGACTTCTGGCGCCGTAAGTGGGAGAGCTGCGAGGCGGGCTCTTTGGAATTCGTCATGCATCCGGGCGCACACGGCATTCCCAAGGGCTGGTCCACGCTCGCGCTGGATTGGTTTGAAGGGTTGGAGTGA
- a CDS encoding rhodanese-like domain-containing protein, producing the protein MTKLSRRALLTGGALAVAGSAFFAAGGRNLFYAAITEASAATKLTAPEAHAQAVAGDILLVDIRRPDEWDRTGTGEGAARLDMRREDFTDALKTLAGGRTDAPVALICARGVRSARLTNRLTEAGFTNIIDVPEGMLGSRAGPGWIERGLPVVK; encoded by the coding sequence ATGACCAAGCTCTCGAGACGCGCGCTGCTCACCGGCGGCGCCCTCGCTGTTGCGGGCAGCGCGTTCTTTGCGGCGGGCGGGCGCAACCTGTTCTACGCCGCAATCACCGAGGCCTCCGCCGCCACCAAGCTCACAGCGCCCGAGGCGCACGCGCAGGCGGTGGCGGGCGATATCCTGCTGGTCGACATCCGCCGTCCCGACGAATGGGACAGGACCGGAACCGGCGAGGGCGCGGCGCGGCTCGACATGCGCCGCGAGGATTTCACCGACGCGCTCAAAACGCTCGCGGGCGGGCGCACCGACGCTCCGGTCGCGCTGATCTGCGCGCGCGGCGTGCGCTCGGCGCGGCTCACCAACCGACTGACCGAGGCGGGGTTCACGAATATCATTGATGTGCCCGAGGGCATGCTCGGCTCGCGCGCCGGGCCCGGCTGGATCGAACGCGGGCTGCCGGTCGTGAAATGA